The following is a genomic window from Miscanthus floridulus cultivar M001 unplaced genomic scaffold, ASM1932011v1 fs_516_2_3, whole genome shotgun sequence.
CGTCCAGCCCATGTGTGAGTCTACTGACAATACTCTCTACTGGGCCTAAGGACGATATGCCATCCGAGTTATCGTACGGGCTAGCGCAGCAGCGACTTGCTGGCCCATTGGAGTTAACGACACAGGTGCCACAGTACGTAAATAGGGCTGCAAATCGAGCCGCCTTAAGTTCGGCTCGGTGCAGCTTAAGTTGGCTGGCTAACCAGCCCGGCTCAGCTCGTTAATATTACAGAGGGACAGCTTAGCTTGGCTTATTTAGTTCGCGAGCTACTAAAAAAAATAGgacacacatgtttataatgtttatgcTATATTAATTCTAGAAGGTCACATCCACTattatgcaaccatacatgattaatacatatcaggTTCATCAAAAATATCAACCATACAACATATCCATGATACAGTTCCAGCGCATCCGTAAGTAATATGTTCCTCTTTTGTGCATGCAGCAGCCAGCAAGCAAATACCGACGCCAGTGATTGAACAGGACGGTTCACTGAAAATCGGAAGGTTATTAAAGAAACACACTAGTATCGTGCATCATGTCACCTTGTCTAGTTGTCTGCATGCCCTACAGACTTTTCAGACGCGAGCGTGACTAGGAAGAAAATGACGCCGTTTTCATACCTCCATTGCGTTCATCGAGCAGTAACAGAAGTGAAAGTTGGTTAAGCAGAGCTTTTTGTTCTTCTCTCTTTCACTTTCCGGCGAACCGAGGAATGGGGGACATGGACAGTGAGAGGATGGCCTTTCACTTTTTATTTATTACTCCTTTTTGTGAGATTCACCACCTCTGCTGAGCTTTGCCCGCGCCCCGAAGAGATCACGATTCGCGTCGCGGTCGTCACCTTTGACTTCCGGTGCGAACGCATGAGCTCATCCGAAGATGGGCGAACTCGCTACGCCGttctggctgctggctgctgctatcTGCACTCTGATGAAACATTTCCCAGGCAAAATATAGAAAGCGATGGATCGGGGCTGCGTTGTGTACATACTCCTACAGTCCTACTTCCACTGTTCACGAGTCAAGACCGCCGATGTAGTAGTACTGGCTGCTCTCGATTAACAATTGGAGTATGTACTAAAATCCTCTCCATTTGATCCGATTTTTCTCACCACAGGTCCTGCCTGGTACAATCGGCAACCGGAAAAATGGGTAAATCACAATATGGAGCTCAACGTGTTTGTCTAGCTGGTTCTCTTGTCATGAAACAGTCCAATGACAAACAAGACCAGACGAGACGAGGCATAACCGCATAGTTTACAGCACGGCGCAGCAGAAGCAACAAGAACACAACAGGTGCAAGCATCATGAAACATTGCCGCCTCGACACACATCGACACACTACCGCCCCATACTCCTCCAtcgctagtagtagtagtactcctACAACTGAAGCGACCGCCGGTAGATCGGTCACCGTAGGAAGTCGGCGGAGGCGCGGCCGTCGTCGAAGCTGAGCGCGTAGCTGAGGGCGTCGTAGTGGAAACTGAACCTACCGGCGGTGCCCCTGCGCCACCTGCCCGGCCGCTCCGACTGCAGCCTCCGGAGGCCCGCGCGCAGCCTCCAGTAGAGGCTCCTCGCCAGGTACGACGACGACTTGCTCCTGCAGGCGCCGCTCGGCACCGCGGCGGCCTCGAcggccaccaccaccgcagccatcCGGGTTCCTGAACCCGACGAGACACTAGCTTGAGGGCACAAGACGATGCCGAGAACAAACGGTGCGCGGCCGGAGCCAagagaagctagctagctagctctgcGCGCCCTGCCTGCCCCTGGACACTCTTTTGGCTTGGTGGTGCAAAGACCCGCAGCAGCGTTGGTTtgtgcagagagagagagagagggcggtGGGACTGGAATATATAGCTCGTGTCGGACGGACCTTTTCCCCGTCCGGCTACGCCCAGGGCAGGTTTTAACTGCGTTGCACGCGCTCACGAGCTCCCACTCGGGCACTCCGCCGCAGTGCTTTACCGCAGAGTGGCGCAGCGGCGAAGGGATCGCCCGATCAACGAAGGGAGGTGGCTGGGCCTTTGCGGACCGAGACAGACATGGGTCGCAGCACGGTCACATGGGGTTGGGGTGTCATATGGGCGGCTGGGAATTTGGCAGCTCTGCTTCGGGTTCGGGGTGCTGAATGCCGGTTACGAAGACGGCATGGAACTCGTGCCTCTGCTACAGCGGACCGCCCTTCGGGGGACCAGACCGTGGGAAGCCGTGAGCCGGCTTGCGGTTCTTGGACGAG
Proteins encoded in this region:
- the LOC136532042 gene encoding uncharacterized protein — its product is MAAVVVAVEAAAVPSGACRSKSSSYLARSLYWRLRAGLRRLQSERPGRWRRGTAGRFSFHYDALSYALSFDDGRASADFLR